Genomic DNA from Burkholderia plantarii:
CTCAAGCTGGTGGCGATGCGGATCGCCCAGGCGCCGATGCCGTTCTTCGCAAAGCCGATCGCGCGCAAGATCGCGGCGACGCTGCAGTCGAGCTTCGTCGATCCGCAACTGAGGCTGCATCTCGGCTATATCGAGGAATCGCTGCGCGCCACGGGCTGGTTCGTCGGCGACGCGTTCAGCGCCGCCGACGTGCAGATGAGCTTCCCGCTGGAGGCGGCCGCCTCGCGCGCCGATACCGTCGCGCAACTGCCGGCGATCCGGGCGTTCCTTGAACGGATCCATGCGCGGCCGGCCTACCATCGCGCGCTGGCGCGCGGCGGTCCCTACGACATGGCACGCTGAGGCGAAACACGACCGGCGGCGGACACGGCGCGGCGGCGGCGCGGAACCCGCTAGCTGCCGAGCAGCCCCGCCGCGACGTTGATCGACAGGCCGAGCACGGCCATGTTGAAGTAGAACGACAGGATCGACTGCGCGAGCCCCGCGCGCCGGATCGAGCGGCTGTTCAGCGTCACGTCCGAGGTCTGCGAGGCCACCGCGATCGTGAACGAGAAATAGAGGAAATCCCAGTAATCGGGCGTGAGATCGCGA
This window encodes:
- a CDS encoding glutathione S-transferase family protein; this translates as MLTVHHLNNSRSQRVLWLLEELGVPYELKRYERDPKTMLAPPALRSVHPLGKSPVLTDDGETIAESGAIIEYLLERYDTGSRFAPAPGTPERRRFTYWLHYAEGSAMPPLLLKLVAMRIAQAPMPFFAKPIARKIAATLQSSFVDPQLRLHLGYIEESLRATGWFVGDAFSAADVQMSFPLEAAASRADTVAQLPAIRAFLERIHARPAYHRALARGGPYDMAR